One genomic window of Candidatus Neomarinimicrobiota bacterium includes the following:
- the rimI gene encoding ribosomal protein S18-alanine N-acetyltransferase yields MRIRNASLADLGIIYEMEKRIFNDAWSKEAIQQELIRKENSLNLVSEVDGEFIGYFFAHLVEDEAHILNIAIDVPHQHKGYGNEFLERILDKHLQYADVFLEVKRTNFPAINLYLNFGFEEIDIRKEYYSDGEDAVIMVKRVKTHGLVSS; encoded by the coding sequence GTGAGAATCCGTAACGCATCATTAGCAGACCTTGGTATCATTTATGAAATGGAAAAACGAATATTCAACGATGCATGGTCTAAGGAAGCCATTCAACAAGAGTTGATTCGTAAAGAAAATTCTTTAAACTTAGTTTCTGAAGTTGATGGGGAATTTATAGGGTATTTTTTTGCCCATTTGGTAGAAGATGAAGCACATATTTTAAATATAGCGATAGATGTTCCTCATCAGCATAAGGGGTATGGGAATGAATTTCTCGAAAGAATATTGGATAAACACCTACAATATGCAGATGTGTTTTTAGAGGTAAAACGGACTAATTTCCCCGCTATAAATTTGTATCTTAATTTCGGTTTCGAAGAAATTGATATTCGTAAGGAATATTATTCCGATGGTGAAGATGCAGTCATAATGGTTAAAAGAGTAAAGACTCATGGCTTGGTTTCGTCGTAA
- the tsaB gene encoding tRNA (adenosine(37)-N6)-threonylcarbamoyltransferase complex dimerization subunit type 1 TsaB, whose protein sequence is MNILAIETSTDWCGIALIQNGKCTYKIEEQIPRKHAEKLPLFYESLRDKLNLNEIQLDGVAVSIGPGSFTGLRVGLGFAKGLAFAKQLPIIPVPTLNILAVNSGINNTKYSVLMYSHRDIIYVQQFSGSNPANKEGVERWGTIDHSGLIIHYGCEKLMIDENYLSIRPSAETTGLLAEDNFNKWVNENPYDLVPNYISPFELGAKK, encoded by the coding sequence ATGAATATTTTAGCAATTGAAACATCTACTGATTGGTGTGGTATTGCTCTCATTCAGAATGGGAAATGTACTTATAAAATCGAAGAACAAATCCCACGTAAGCATGCAGAAAAATTGCCACTATTTTATGAGTCCCTTCGTGATAAATTAAATTTAAATGAGATTCAATTGGATGGGGTAGCCGTTTCGATTGGCCCCGGATCATTTACCGGTTTGCGGGTCGGATTAGGTTTTGCCAAAGGATTGGCCTTTGCCAAACAGTTGCCCATTATTCCAGTTCCAACTCTTAATATTCTAGCCGTCAATAGTGGCATCAACAATACGAAATATTCCGTATTGATGTATTCCCATAGGGATATTATTTATGTCCAACAATTTTCGGGTTCTAATCCAGCGAATAAAGAGGGAGTGGAGAGGTGGGGGACTATAGATCATTCCGGATTAATCATTCATTATGGATGTGAAAAACTTATGATTGATGAAAATTATTTATCAATCCGGCCCAGCGCTGAAACGACAGGATTATTAGCTGAAGACAATTTTAATAAATGGGTTAATGAAAATCCCTATGATTTAGTTCCGAATTACATTTCACCTTTTGAATTAGGAGCTAAAAAGTGA